One segment of Solanum lycopersicum chromosome 1, SLM_r2.1 DNA contains the following:
- the LOC101245407 gene encoding ATP-dependent RNA helicase DEAH13 isoform X1: MEFSANMNLDTDNWSQNDQDSNALILPDKKKKKKKEKEQVSKKLKPKNNSIKLSQSQKKKLKKLEEDKEKAVLLAESIKTLKKHQIQDDVYSLMWSSRNLGQGETSREKRRREIQFSRAGLDVPHRDRPVKKRTVDDLSSEVLYDSEEMQLSPIVNGHLLQSSIGEGGVPSDAPITPGSSQELACHSKLLVCDRDASVPSKQKEDRTAECLKSDYLQNHLSVHDCHNEGRRKSTDGAKAVQNAILSNSTNSANCSSERDLTTPVVVHVSRPKEVENNRSNLPIVMMEQEIMEAINDNTCVIVCGETGCGKTTQVPQFLYEAGYGSNHSNACGGIIGVTQPRRVAVLATAKRVAFELGVHLGKEVGFQVRHDRRIGDNCSIKFMTDGILLRELQNDFLLRRYSILILDEAHERSLNTDILIGMLSRIIRERQKEYEEQQKKLLSGQTIIPEERVYPLKLVLMSATLRVEDFISGRKIFRDPPPVIEVPTRQYPVTIHFSKRTEMVDYVGQAYKKILSIHKRLPPGGILVFVTGQREVEYLCQKLRKASKEIVDRASKDHSELSLASEGNTIREKVDREISEAFDVERSSLNEITERFNSYDEDHGESYEDDSDISYDSADDSDLDIYSDDDAGLLNQKSPSSDGKLDVLGEEGSLRSLKAAFEALAGKKMSEPDSGGKELVPITEEGMTSNESEPLLSKVRIGANGTCAGPMCVLPLYAMLPASAQLRVFEEVKEGERLVVVATNVAETSLTIPGIKYVVDTGREKVKNYNSSNGMEGYEIQFISKASASQRAGRAGRTGPGHCYRLYSSAVFNDMFFDFSNAEILKVPVDGVVLLLKSMHIDKVANFPFPTPPEPTALVEAERCLKVLEALDSNGRLTPLGKAMAQYPMSPRHSRMLLTVIQIMQKMKDYSRANTVLAYAAAAAAALSLSNPFLMEFEGKNKDLDGLKQDEKPGSAETERYLGKEERMRIKKLKETARVSRAKFSNPTSDVLSVAYALQCFELSGQPLEFSKDNTLHFKTMEEMSKLRKQLINLVFNSKLCDSQQNFSWPHGTLEDVECAWRIPSNKCSLQLKEEEILGQAICAGWADRVAKRIKDVSSLSESDMNVHAVRYQACLVKETVFLHRRSSIAKSAPQYLVYTELLHTKRPYIQGATSVKENWLIKYAPSLCSFSAPLSDPKPYYDPLNDQVLCWVSPTFGPHLWKLPLHGLPIIDDFLRVAVFASSLLEGKVLPCLKSVQKLLAASPASILKPEALGLKRVGDLLYKMRIKKKGIDSCVKLRKLWDDNPQELFPEILDWFQEGFHEHFEDLWAKMQLEILLDPKRRFSEKVKRKKRKPRASDD; the protein is encoded by the exons ATGGAGTTTAGTGCAAATATGAACCTCGATACAGACAACTGGAG CCAGAATGATCAAGACAGCAATGCACTTATATTGccggacaagaaaaagaagaagaagaaagaaaaggaacaG GTGTCCAAAAAGCTTAAGCCTAAGAATAATAGTATTAAGTTAAGCCAATCGcagaaaaaaaagttgaagaaactCGAG GAAGACAAGGAGAAGGCGGTACTTTTAGCAGAAAGCATTAAGACCTTGAA GAAGCACCAGATCCAAGATGATGTTTATTCACTTATGTGGTCTTCAAGGAACTTGGGTCAG GGTGAAACTAGCCGAGAAAAACGTAGAAGAGAAATACAGTTTTCTAGGGCAGGGCTAGATGTGCCACATAGGGATCGACCAGTCAAGAAGAGGACTGTTGACGACCTATCTAGTGAGGTCTTGTATGATTCTGAAGAAATGCAGCTTAGTCCAATAGTCAATGGCCACCTTTTGCAGTCCTCCATAGGAGAAGGTGGTGTTCCAAGTGATGCACCCATTACACCAGGGTCTTCTCAGGAGTTGGCTTGCCATAGCAAACTTTTAGTATGCGATAGAGATGCTTCTGTGCCAAGTAAGCAAAAAGAGGATAGAACTGCAGAATGCTTAAAGTCAGATTATCTGCAAAATCACCTTTCTGTTCATGATTGTCATAATGAGGGAAGGAGGAAATCAACG GATGGTGCCAAAGCTGTTCAAAATGCCATCCTGAGCAATAGTACCAACTCAGCTAACTGTAGTTCTGAAAGAGATTTAACAACTCCAGTTGTGGTGCATGTTTCAAGACCAAAGGAGGTTGAAAATAACAGGAGCAATCTGCCGATAGTCATGATGGAGCAGGAGATAATGGAAGCCATAAATGACAACACTTGTGTAATAGTTTGTGGTGAGACTGGTTGTGGTAAGACAACCCAAGTGCCACAG TTCCTTTATGAAGCTGGCTATGGTTCAAATCATTCCAATGCTTGTGGTGGTATTATTGGTGTGACTCAACCACGCCGTGTTGCGGTACTTGCAACTGCCAAGCGAGTGGCATTTGAGCTTGGTGTTCATCTTGGCAAAGAGGTTGGTTTTCAAGTTAGACATGACAGGAGGATAGGAGACAATTGTTCCATAAAGTTCATGACTGATGGAATTTTGCTTCGCGAACTGCAG AATGATTTTCTTTTAAGGCGTTACTCGATCTTAATCTTGGACGAGGCTCACGAGAGGAGCTTGAACACCGATATACTAATCGGTATGCTTTCACGTATAATAAGAGAGCGTCAG AAAGAATATGAGGAGCAACAGAAGAAGCTTCTTTCGGGACAAACAATAATCCCTGAAGAGAGAGTTTATCCACTGAAACTTGTGCTGATGAGTGCTACACTTCGAGTTGAGGACTTTATATCTGGCAGAAAAATTTTCCGTGATCCTCCCCCTGTAATTGAAGTCCCTACTCGCCAATACCCAGTAACTATTCATTTCTCGAAGAGAACTGAGATGGTGGACTATGTTGGCCaagcatataaaaaaatattgtcaatTCACAAAAGATTGCCACCTGGTGGTATACTTGTATTTGTGACAGGGCAAAGGGAAGTTGAATACTTGTGTCAAAAGCTGCGCAAAGCTTCTAAGGAGATAGTTGATAGAGCTTCAAAAGATCATAGTGAGCTATCTTTGGCATCTGAAGGGAATACTATCAGGGAGAAGGTTGACAGGGAGATAAGTGAGGCATTTGATGTTGAAAGGAGTTCTTTAAATGAGATAACTGAACGCTTCAATTCCTATGATGAGGATCATGGGGAATCTTATGAAGATGACTCAGATATTTCGTATGATTCAGCAGATGATAGTGATTTGGATATTTATAGTGATGATGATGCAGGGCTGCTAAACCAGAAGTCTCCAAGCTCTGATGGTAAGTTAGATGTCTTAGGTGAGGAGGGAAGCCTAAGATCACTGAAAGCTGCTTTTGAAGCTTTGGCCGGTAAAAAAATGTCAGAGCCTGATTCCGGCGGAAAGGAACTTGTTCCTATCACTGAAGAAGGGATGACCTCAAATGAATCTGAACCTCTGTTAAGCAAGGTTAGAATCGGGGCTAACGGGACTTGTGCTGGTCCAATGTGTGTTCTACCTCTTTATGCTATGCTTCCGGCATCCGCACAGCTTCGTGTGTTTGAAGAGGTCAAGGAAGGAGAACGCCTTGTTGTTGTTGCCACTAATGTGGCTGAAACCTCATTGACCATTCCTGGTATTAAATATGTGGTTGATACAGGCAGAGAAAAGGTCAAAAACTACAACTCTTCTAACGGTATGGAAGGAtatgaaatacaatttataaGTAAGGCTTCAGCTTCTCAGCGTGCAGGAAGGGCAGGAAGAACAGGTCCTGGGCACTGTTATCGGCTTTATTCTTCTGCAGTCTTCAATGACATGTTCTTTGACTTCTCAAATGCAGAAATATTGAAAGTACCAGTTGATGGTGTTGTCCTACTTCTGAAGTCCATGCATATTGATAAG GTTGCTAACTTCCCTTTCCCGACTCCTCCTGAGCCAACTGCCTTAGTAGAAGCAGAGCGTTGCTTAAAGGTTCTTGAAGCACTTGATAGCAATGGAAGGCTGACACCTCTAGGTAAGGCCATGGCACAATATCCGATGAGTCCTCGCCACTCCCGTATGCTCCTTACAGTAATCCAAATTATGCAAAAGATGAAAGATTATTCCCGCGCAAACACAGTCTTGGCTTATGCAGCTGCAGCAGCTGCAGCTTTGAGCTTGTCGAATCCTTTCCTTATGGAGTTTGAAGGGAAGAATAAAGATCTAGATGGCTTGAAGCAGGATGAAAAACCAGGATCAGCAGAAACTGAGAGATACTTAGGGAAAGAGGAGAGAATGAGGATAAAAAAGCTGAAAGAAACTGCTAGAGTGTCTCGTGCAAAATTTTCGAACCCCACAAGTGATGTTTTGTCCGTGGCATATGCTCTGCAATGTTTTGAACTTTCTGGTCAACCACTGGAATTCTCCAAAGACAACACGTTACATTTTAAAACAATGGAGGAAATGTCTAAGTTGAGGAAGCAGCTAATTAATCTTGTTTTCAACTCCAAACTATGTGACTCACAGCAAAATTTCTCATGGCCTCACGGTACTTTGGAAGATGTAGAATGTGCTTGGAGGATTCCTTCAAACAAATGCTCTCTTCAACTGAAGGAGGAGGAGATTCTGGGCCAAGCTATTTGTGCTGGCTGGGCTGACAGGGTTGCTAAACGTATTAAGGATGTTTCATCCTTATCAGAATCTGACATGAATGTTCATGCAGTTCGATATCAGGCTTGCTTGGTAAAAGAAACTGTCTTCCTCCATCGAAGGTCATCTATTGCTAAATCTGCTCCGCAATATTTAGTCTACACTGAACTACTGCATACAAAAAGGCCATATATCCAAGGAGCAACTAGCGTGAAAGAGAATTGGCTCATTAAGTATGCTCCATCACTATGCAGTTTCTCTGCGCCCCTCTCAGATCCAAAACCTTATTATGACCCACTGAATGACCAGGTCCTCTGTTGGGTGAGTCCAACTTTTGGTCCTCATCTATGGAAGCTCCCTCTGCATGGTTTGCCAATCATAGATGATTTCCTCCGGGTGGCAGTATTTGCTAGTTCCTTGCTTGAAGGCAAAGTTCTGCCTTGCCTAAAATCTGTACAGAAATTAT
- the LOC101245407 gene encoding ATP-dependent RNA helicase DEAH13 isoform X2, producing MWSSRNLGQGETSREKRRREIQFSRAGLDVPHRDRPVKKRTVDDLSSEVLYDSEEMQLSPIVNGHLLQSSIGEGGVPSDAPITPGSSQELACHSKLLVCDRDASVPSKQKEDRTAECLKSDYLQNHLSVHDCHNEGRRKSTDGAKAVQNAILSNSTNSANCSSERDLTTPVVVHVSRPKEVENNRSNLPIVMMEQEIMEAINDNTCVIVCGETGCGKTTQVPQFLYEAGYGSNHSNACGGIIGVTQPRRVAVLATAKRVAFELGVHLGKEVGFQVRHDRRIGDNCSIKFMTDGILLRELQNDFLLRRYSILILDEAHERSLNTDILIGMLSRIIRERQKEYEEQQKKLLSGQTIIPEERVYPLKLVLMSATLRVEDFISGRKIFRDPPPVIEVPTRQYPVTIHFSKRTEMVDYVGQAYKKILSIHKRLPPGGILVFVTGQREVEYLCQKLRKASKEIVDRASKDHSELSLASEGNTIREKVDREISEAFDVERSSLNEITERFNSYDEDHGESYEDDSDISYDSADDSDLDIYSDDDAGLLNQKSPSSDGKLDVLGEEGSLRSLKAAFEALAGKKMSEPDSGGKELVPITEEGMTSNESEPLLSKVRIGANGTCAGPMCVLPLYAMLPASAQLRVFEEVKEGERLVVVATNVAETSLTIPGIKYVVDTGREKVKNYNSSNGMEGYEIQFISKASASQRAGRAGRTGPGHCYRLYSSAVFNDMFFDFSNAEILKVPVDGVVLLLKSMHIDKVANFPFPTPPEPTALVEAERCLKVLEALDSNGRLTPLGKAMAQYPMSPRHSRMLLTVIQIMQKMKDYSRANTVLAYAAAAAAALSLSNPFLMEFEGKNKDLDGLKQDEKPGSAETERYLGKEERMRIKKLKETARVSRAKFSNPTSDVLSVAYALQCFELSGQPLEFSKDNTLHFKTMEEMSKLRKQLINLVFNSKLCDSQQNFSWPHGTLEDVECAWRIPSNKCSLQLKEEEILGQAICAGWADRVAKRIKDVSSLSESDMNVHAVRYQACLVKETVFLHRRSSIAKSAPQYLVYTELLHTKRPYIQGATSVKENWLIKYAPSLCSFSAPLSDPKPYYDPLNDQVLCWVSPTFGPHLWKLPLHGLPIIDDFLRVAVFASSLLEGKVLPCLKSVQKLLAASPASILKPEALGLKRVGDLLYKMRIKKKGIDSCVKLRKLWDDNPQELFPEILDWFQEGFHEHFEDLWAKMQLEILLDPKRRFSEKVKRKKRKPRASDD from the exons ATGTGGTCTTCAAGGAACTTGGGTCAG GGTGAAACTAGCCGAGAAAAACGTAGAAGAGAAATACAGTTTTCTAGGGCAGGGCTAGATGTGCCACATAGGGATCGACCAGTCAAGAAGAGGACTGTTGACGACCTATCTAGTGAGGTCTTGTATGATTCTGAAGAAATGCAGCTTAGTCCAATAGTCAATGGCCACCTTTTGCAGTCCTCCATAGGAGAAGGTGGTGTTCCAAGTGATGCACCCATTACACCAGGGTCTTCTCAGGAGTTGGCTTGCCATAGCAAACTTTTAGTATGCGATAGAGATGCTTCTGTGCCAAGTAAGCAAAAAGAGGATAGAACTGCAGAATGCTTAAAGTCAGATTATCTGCAAAATCACCTTTCTGTTCATGATTGTCATAATGAGGGAAGGAGGAAATCAACG GATGGTGCCAAAGCTGTTCAAAATGCCATCCTGAGCAATAGTACCAACTCAGCTAACTGTAGTTCTGAAAGAGATTTAACAACTCCAGTTGTGGTGCATGTTTCAAGACCAAAGGAGGTTGAAAATAACAGGAGCAATCTGCCGATAGTCATGATGGAGCAGGAGATAATGGAAGCCATAAATGACAACACTTGTGTAATAGTTTGTGGTGAGACTGGTTGTGGTAAGACAACCCAAGTGCCACAG TTCCTTTATGAAGCTGGCTATGGTTCAAATCATTCCAATGCTTGTGGTGGTATTATTGGTGTGACTCAACCACGCCGTGTTGCGGTACTTGCAACTGCCAAGCGAGTGGCATTTGAGCTTGGTGTTCATCTTGGCAAAGAGGTTGGTTTTCAAGTTAGACATGACAGGAGGATAGGAGACAATTGTTCCATAAAGTTCATGACTGATGGAATTTTGCTTCGCGAACTGCAG AATGATTTTCTTTTAAGGCGTTACTCGATCTTAATCTTGGACGAGGCTCACGAGAGGAGCTTGAACACCGATATACTAATCGGTATGCTTTCACGTATAATAAGAGAGCGTCAG AAAGAATATGAGGAGCAACAGAAGAAGCTTCTTTCGGGACAAACAATAATCCCTGAAGAGAGAGTTTATCCACTGAAACTTGTGCTGATGAGTGCTACACTTCGAGTTGAGGACTTTATATCTGGCAGAAAAATTTTCCGTGATCCTCCCCCTGTAATTGAAGTCCCTACTCGCCAATACCCAGTAACTATTCATTTCTCGAAGAGAACTGAGATGGTGGACTATGTTGGCCaagcatataaaaaaatattgtcaatTCACAAAAGATTGCCACCTGGTGGTATACTTGTATTTGTGACAGGGCAAAGGGAAGTTGAATACTTGTGTCAAAAGCTGCGCAAAGCTTCTAAGGAGATAGTTGATAGAGCTTCAAAAGATCATAGTGAGCTATCTTTGGCATCTGAAGGGAATACTATCAGGGAGAAGGTTGACAGGGAGATAAGTGAGGCATTTGATGTTGAAAGGAGTTCTTTAAATGAGATAACTGAACGCTTCAATTCCTATGATGAGGATCATGGGGAATCTTATGAAGATGACTCAGATATTTCGTATGATTCAGCAGATGATAGTGATTTGGATATTTATAGTGATGATGATGCAGGGCTGCTAAACCAGAAGTCTCCAAGCTCTGATGGTAAGTTAGATGTCTTAGGTGAGGAGGGAAGCCTAAGATCACTGAAAGCTGCTTTTGAAGCTTTGGCCGGTAAAAAAATGTCAGAGCCTGATTCCGGCGGAAAGGAACTTGTTCCTATCACTGAAGAAGGGATGACCTCAAATGAATCTGAACCTCTGTTAAGCAAGGTTAGAATCGGGGCTAACGGGACTTGTGCTGGTCCAATGTGTGTTCTACCTCTTTATGCTATGCTTCCGGCATCCGCACAGCTTCGTGTGTTTGAAGAGGTCAAGGAAGGAGAACGCCTTGTTGTTGTTGCCACTAATGTGGCTGAAACCTCATTGACCATTCCTGGTATTAAATATGTGGTTGATACAGGCAGAGAAAAGGTCAAAAACTACAACTCTTCTAACGGTATGGAAGGAtatgaaatacaatttataaGTAAGGCTTCAGCTTCTCAGCGTGCAGGAAGGGCAGGAAGAACAGGTCCTGGGCACTGTTATCGGCTTTATTCTTCTGCAGTCTTCAATGACATGTTCTTTGACTTCTCAAATGCAGAAATATTGAAAGTACCAGTTGATGGTGTTGTCCTACTTCTGAAGTCCATGCATATTGATAAG GTTGCTAACTTCCCTTTCCCGACTCCTCCTGAGCCAACTGCCTTAGTAGAAGCAGAGCGTTGCTTAAAGGTTCTTGAAGCACTTGATAGCAATGGAAGGCTGACACCTCTAGGTAAGGCCATGGCACAATATCCGATGAGTCCTCGCCACTCCCGTATGCTCCTTACAGTAATCCAAATTATGCAAAAGATGAAAGATTATTCCCGCGCAAACACAGTCTTGGCTTATGCAGCTGCAGCAGCTGCAGCTTTGAGCTTGTCGAATCCTTTCCTTATGGAGTTTGAAGGGAAGAATAAAGATCTAGATGGCTTGAAGCAGGATGAAAAACCAGGATCAGCAGAAACTGAGAGATACTTAGGGAAAGAGGAGAGAATGAGGATAAAAAAGCTGAAAGAAACTGCTAGAGTGTCTCGTGCAAAATTTTCGAACCCCACAAGTGATGTTTTGTCCGTGGCATATGCTCTGCAATGTTTTGAACTTTCTGGTCAACCACTGGAATTCTCCAAAGACAACACGTTACATTTTAAAACAATGGAGGAAATGTCTAAGTTGAGGAAGCAGCTAATTAATCTTGTTTTCAACTCCAAACTATGTGACTCACAGCAAAATTTCTCATGGCCTCACGGTACTTTGGAAGATGTAGAATGTGCTTGGAGGATTCCTTCAAACAAATGCTCTCTTCAACTGAAGGAGGAGGAGATTCTGGGCCAAGCTATTTGTGCTGGCTGGGCTGACAGGGTTGCTAAACGTATTAAGGATGTTTCATCCTTATCAGAATCTGACATGAATGTTCATGCAGTTCGATATCAGGCTTGCTTGGTAAAAGAAACTGTCTTCCTCCATCGAAGGTCATCTATTGCTAAATCTGCTCCGCAATATTTAGTCTACACTGAACTACTGCATACAAAAAGGCCATATATCCAAGGAGCAACTAGCGTGAAAGAGAATTGGCTCATTAAGTATGCTCCATCACTATGCAGTTTCTCTGCGCCCCTCTCAGATCCAAAACCTTATTATGACCCACTGAATGACCAGGTCCTCTGTTGGGTGAGTCCAACTTTTGGTCCTCATCTATGGAAGCTCCCTCTGCATGGTTTGCCAATCATAGATGATTTCCTCCGGGTGGCAGTATTTGCTAGTTCCTTGCTTGAAGGCAAAGTTCTGCCTTGCCTAAAATCTGTACAGAAATTAT